A window from Corynebacterium singulare encodes these proteins:
- a CDS encoding TetR/AcrR family transcriptional regulator, which yields MPIMSDSELNRRRNDILVGARKCFAEHGYEGATVRRLEEATGKSRGAIFHHFGDKESLFLALAREDAAREAEVVANNGLVEVMSEMLRHPERHEWLATRLEVASMLRTDPSFATRWREEQEVLGKAVRARLESNAEKGRLRDDVSIDTLVTYLETFMDGFINRLALGDTSHLEQVLLLVEQTIRGTRTQ from the coding sequence ATGCCGATTATGAGCGATTCTGAGCTCAACCGCCGCCGTAACGACATCCTCGTCGGGGCGAGAAAATGCTTCGCAGAGCATGGCTATGAAGGCGCCACAGTCCGCCGATTGGAAGAGGCCACCGGAAAGTCGCGAGGCGCCATCTTCCACCACTTCGGTGATAAGGAATCGCTCTTCCTCGCGCTGGCTCGGGAGGATGCCGCCCGGGAGGCGGAGGTCGTGGCAAACAACGGTTTGGTCGAGGTGATGAGCGAAATGCTCCGCCACCCTGAGCGCCACGAGTGGCTCGCCACCCGCCTAGAAGTGGCCTCAATGCTGCGCACCGATCCTTCCTTTGCCACTCGCTGGCGCGAGGAACAGGAAGTCCTTGGCAAAGCCGTGCGCGCCCGCTTGGAATCCAATGCTGAGAAGGGCCGGCTACGCGACGATGTCTCCATCGACACCTTGGTGACCTATCTGGAGACCTTTATGGATGGATTCATTAACCGCCTCGCACTGGGTGACACGTCTCACTTGGAGCAGGTTCTTTTGTTGGTTGAGCAGACAATCCGCGGAACGCGCACGCAGTAG
- a CDS encoding NAD(P)H-binding protein, whose protein sequence is MTGTTTTARKKVLYIGGHGKVGLLAAPKLVDANVDVHSLIRNPNQVADIEALGATPVVRDLTEISEEQWAELLADYDVVVWGAGNGGRAGAEVTWAVDRDAALASIAGLEKLAAAGKNTPAYIMISYMGATTNTTDPADEKWYAYVESKKAVDNKLNSTNLNYLILGPAALTEEPAQGITVFTEDSQRTADMKTSRDLVADVVTEVATRETLPSSPLEFIDGDGSVKDI, encoded by the coding sequence ATGACTGGTACGACAACTACTGCACGCAAGAAGGTTCTCTACATTGGCGGCCACGGCAAGGTGGGATTGCTGGCGGCGCCGAAGCTTGTCGACGCCAACGTGGACGTCCACTCCCTTATCCGTAACCCCAATCAGGTCGCTGATATCGAGGCGCTGGGAGCGACCCCGGTGGTGCGCGACCTCACGGAGATCTCCGAGGAGCAGTGGGCCGAATTGCTTGCGGACTACGATGTCGTGGTCTGGGGAGCAGGAAACGGCGGCCGCGCTGGCGCTGAGGTTACCTGGGCAGTGGACCGCGATGCTGCGCTCGCATCGATTGCGGGTCTGGAGAAGCTTGCTGCCGCCGGCAAGAACACTCCTGCCTACATCATGATTTCCTACATGGGGGCTACGACGAATACCACCGATCCTGCTGACGAAAAGTGGTATGCCTACGTGGAGTCCAAGAAGGCAGTGGACAATAAGCTAAATTCCACTAACCTGAACTACCTCATCCTTGGCCCAGCTGCTCTCACTGAGGAGCCAGCGCAGGGCATTACCGTCTTCACAGAGGATTCGCAGCGCACTGCTGATATGAAGACATCGCGCGATTTGGTAGCCGACGTTGTCACCGAAGTGGCCACGCGCGAGACACTGCCGTCCTCTCCGCTGGAGTTCATCGACGGCGACGGGAGCGTTAAGGATATTTAG
- the sufU gene encoding Fe-S cluster assembly sulfur transfer protein SufU: MNLDSMYQDVILDHYKNPKFSGLREGQAEVHHVNPSCGDEITLRVKLSADGSTVEDVSYDAEGCSISQASTSVMAEEIVGRPLEEANGKLAEFEKMVTSRGEIEGDDEIIGDGIAFAGVAKFPARVKCALLGWKAFQAATAEALNKLEK, encoded by the coding sequence ATGAACCTAGATTCCATGTACCAGGACGTCATCCTGGACCACTACAAGAACCCGAAATTCTCCGGCCTGCGTGAAGGTCAGGCAGAGGTCCACCACGTTAATCCCTCGTGTGGCGATGAGATCACCTTGCGGGTGAAGCTGTCGGCGGATGGCTCTACCGTCGAGGACGTCTCCTACGACGCTGAGGGCTGCTCCATCTCGCAGGCATCGACCTCCGTTATGGCGGAGGAGATTGTCGGCCGCCCGCTTGAGGAGGCCAATGGCAAGCTCGCGGAGTTTGAGAAGATGGTGACCTCTCGCGGCGAGATCGAGGGTGACGATGAAATCATCGGGGATGGCATCGCCTTTGCTGGTGTGGCCAAGTTCCCCGCCCGTGTCAAGTGCGCGCTTCTAGGGTGGAAGGCTTTTCAGGCTGCCACCGCTGAAGCCTTGAACAAATTGGAGAAGTAA
- a CDS encoding ABC-F family ATP-binding cassette domain-containing protein, giving the protein MIVTNDFEVRVGARTLLDAPGQHLRVQPGDRIGLVGRNGAGKTTTMRVLAGETEPYGGSVTRSGPIGYLPQDSREGNIEQTARERVLSARGLDDIKRRMAKQQELMETATDDKFRDKAIRKFSRLEEEYHALGGYEADSECAQICDNLGLPQRVLDQQLKTLSGGQRRRVELAQILFAASAGSGKSQTTLLLDEPTNHLDADSITWLRGFLSKHEGGLVMISHDVDLLEAVCNKVWFLDAVRAEADVYNMGFKKYLDARATDEARRRRERANAEKKAAALHKQAAKLGAKATKAAAAKQMLHRAERMMNELDDVRVADKVAHIKFPEPAPCGKTPMNAKGLTKMYGSLEVFAGVDLAIDKGSRVVVLGYNGAGKTTLLKLLAGVERTDGEGGIVTGHGLRIGYFAQEHDNIDPDKTVWENTIDACPDAGQQDLRGLLGAFMFSGDKLEQPAGTLSGGEKTRLSLATLVSSRANVLLLDEPTNNLDPQSREQVLDALGTYTGAVVLVTHDPGAVKALNPERVIIMPDGDEDLWNDEYMEIVELA; this is encoded by the coding sequence GTGATTGTGACCAATGATTTCGAGGTGCGCGTCGGCGCACGAACGCTTCTCGACGCCCCCGGCCAGCACCTTCGTGTCCAGCCCGGGGATCGCATCGGCTTGGTGGGCCGCAATGGTGCGGGCAAGACCACAACGATGCGTGTCTTGGCCGGCGAGACCGAACCCTACGGCGGTTCGGTGACCCGCTCCGGCCCCATTGGCTACCTGCCGCAGGACTCCCGCGAAGGCAACATCGAGCAGACCGCGCGTGAGCGAGTGCTCTCAGCCCGTGGGCTTGATGACATCAAGCGCCGTATGGCCAAGCAACAAGAACTCATGGAAACCGCCACGGACGATAAATTCCGTGACAAAGCCATTCGGAAGTTCTCGCGCTTGGAGGAGGAGTACCACGCGCTCGGCGGATACGAAGCTGACTCCGAGTGCGCGCAAATCTGCGACAATTTAGGTCTTCCGCAGCGCGTTCTGGACCAGCAACTCAAGACTTTGTCCGGTGGTCAGCGCCGGCGTGTGGAGCTAGCGCAGATTCTTTTCGCGGCATCGGCTGGCTCCGGTAAGTCCCAGACCACGCTGCTTCTCGACGAGCCCACGAACCACCTCGACGCCGACTCGATCACCTGGCTTCGCGGCTTCCTGTCCAAGCATGAGGGCGGCCTCGTGATGATTTCGCACGACGTGGACCTGCTGGAGGCCGTGTGCAACAAGGTCTGGTTCCTCGACGCCGTGCGTGCGGAAGCGGATGTTTACAACATGGGCTTCAAGAAGTACCTCGATGCGCGGGCCACAGACGAGGCTCGCCGCCGCCGCGAGCGCGCGAATGCTGAGAAGAAAGCTGCGGCGCTGCACAAGCAGGCCGCAAAGCTCGGCGCGAAGGCCACCAAGGCCGCTGCCGCCAAGCAGATGCTGCACCGTGCCGAGCGCATGATGAACGAGTTGGACGATGTCCGCGTGGCCGATAAGGTCGCCCACATCAAGTTCCCTGAGCCCGCTCCCTGCGGCAAGACGCCCATGAACGCCAAGGGCCTGACCAAAATGTACGGCTCGCTCGAGGTATTCGCCGGGGTGGACTTGGCCATCGATAAGGGTTCACGCGTTGTGGTGCTCGGGTACAACGGTGCCGGCAAAACAACACTGCTCAAGCTGCTCGCTGGCGTGGAGCGTACCGACGGTGAGGGCGGCATCGTCACCGGTCACGGTCTGCGTATCGGTTACTTTGCTCAGGAACACGACAACATCGACCCTGATAAGACCGTGTGGGAAAACACCATCGATGCCTGCCCCGATGCTGGTCAGCAGGATTTGCGCGGGCTGCTGGGTGCCTTCATGTTCTCCGGTGACAAACTGGAGCAACCCGCAGGAACGCTGTCTGGTGGTGAAAAGACCCGCTTGTCACTGGCCACGCTGGTGTCCTCCCGCGCGAACGTGCTGCTTCTCGACGAGCCCACGAACAACCTCGACCCGCAGTCCCGCGAGCAGGTGCTTGATGCCCTCGGCACCTACACGGGAGCTGTGGTCCTCGTGACCCACGACCCAGGAGCCGTCAAGGCACTCAACCCCGAGCGCGTCATCATCATGCCCGATGGCGATGAGGATCTGTGGAATGACGAATACATGGAAATCGTTGAGTTAGCCTAA
- a CDS encoding PFL family protein has product MLNRFNTVSILDTIEMIEKYRLDIRTVTMGMSLLGCTRPTMEATAEAVYDRVTTRASQLVEVCEGIEAELGIPIVNKRISITPVSLIVAGVDGNPVDVARALDRAAAETGVDFVGGYSALVEKGATTAEKALIRSIPEALAETNLVCSSVNIASSRAGINMNAAAQMGRIIKEAAELTKDRSAIGCAKLVIFANSVGDNPFMAGAFHGIEEPDCVVSVGVSGPGVVDRALGSLKGATLNEVAEEVKKAAFKVTRAGQLVGSLASERLGVPFGIIDLSLAPTAELGDSVAHILEHMGLDQVGTHGTTAALALLNDAVKKGGMMACSRVGGLSGSFIPVSEDKGMIDAVRSGAISIDKLEAMTSICSVGLDMIAIPGDTSAETIAGMIADEAAIGVMNHKTTAVRVIPAPGTKAGDEVNFGGLLGYAPVIPVNEVGNATFINRGGFIPAPVHGFRN; this is encoded by the coding sequence ATGCTTAATCGTTTCAATACCGTCAGCATTCTCGACACTATCGAGATGATCGAGAAGTACCGCCTCGACATCCGTACAGTCACTATGGGCATGTCGCTCCTCGGCTGCACGCGCCCCACCATGGAGGCTACCGCTGAGGCCGTGTACGACCGCGTTACCACCCGAGCTTCTCAACTGGTCGAGGTCTGTGAAGGCATCGAGGCCGAACTCGGCATCCCCATCGTCAACAAGCGTATTTCTATCACCCCAGTATCGCTCATTGTCGCAGGCGTGGACGGCAACCCTGTCGACGTCGCACGCGCTCTCGACCGCGCTGCTGCTGAGACCGGAGTCGACTTCGTTGGTGGCTACTCTGCCCTCGTTGAAAAGGGCGCGACAACCGCAGAAAAAGCTCTCATCCGCTCCATCCCGGAGGCACTCGCAGAGACTAACTTGGTGTGCTCCTCTGTGAATATCGCGTCCTCGCGTGCCGGCATCAACATGAATGCTGCGGCACAGATGGGTCGCATTATTAAGGAGGCCGCCGAGCTCACCAAGGACCGTAGCGCTATCGGCTGCGCCAAGCTCGTGATCTTCGCCAACTCCGTGGGCGATAACCCCTTTATGGCAGGTGCCTTCCATGGCATCGAGGAGCCGGATTGCGTTGTCTCCGTGGGTGTGTCTGGCCCGGGTGTTGTGGACCGCGCGCTGGGTTCTCTGAAGGGCGCCACCCTCAATGAAGTTGCTGAAGAGGTCAAGAAGGCTGCCTTCAAGGTCACGCGTGCCGGCCAGCTTGTCGGTTCGCTTGCGTCAGAGCGCCTCGGCGTTCCATTCGGCATCATCGACCTCTCCCTTGCTCCGACTGCGGAGTTGGGCGATTCCGTGGCCCACATCTTGGAACACATGGGCCTCGATCAGGTAGGCACCCACGGCACCACCGCAGCCCTCGCGCTGCTTAACGACGCCGTCAAGAAGGGCGGCATGATGGCCTGCTCCCGCGTGGGTGGTTTGTCCGGTTCCTTCATTCCGGTCTCCGAGGACAAGGGCATGATCGACGCGGTGCGCTCCGGCGCCATCTCCATTGACAAGCTCGAGGCCATGACCTCGATTTGCTCGGTGGGCTTAGACATGATCGCTATCCCGGGTGACACCTCCGCGGAAACCATCGCTGGCATGATCGCTGATGAAGCCGCCATTGGTGTGATGAATCATAAGACCACCGCAGTGCGCGTCATCCCGGCCCCGGGCACCAAGGCTGGCGACGAGGTCAACTTCGGGGGCCTGTTGGGCTACGCCCCAGTCATTCCGGTTAACGAGGTAGGCAACGCCACCTTCATCAACCGCGGTGGTTTCATCCCCGCGCCGGTTCACGGCTTCCGCAATTAA
- a CDS encoding ABC transporter permease, giving the protein MTHSPIRLPRTKLKISDKARAYLAPEESQTHDSQPNREIDRSGIREVIDSTGLPPSRAKASDVLAGLFIGFFGVTAAFLALIFGFVIFISAGSDEGDSSGIVHGFLICGALAVVFVGLAILVVRSEKRSSKRTSIAWKNGWIEYRPALIGELVLHRRRRNDDSTDHYYKAPLLILQPDGSMPKAWCAEFVSANPNWLKMRGFTVADGPLVATVDFNHNNGWHVVAYRADDPNPTSALQHGLSKEQMEAVLTFAENSWVK; this is encoded by the coding sequence ATGACTCATTCTCCTATCCGACTGCCGCGCACAAAGCTCAAGATCTCAGATAAGGCGCGAGCTTACCTTGCACCAGAGGAATCTCAAACGCATGATTCCCAGCCAAATCGGGAAATCGACCGCAGCGGTATCAGAGAGGTCATTGACTCCACTGGCTTGCCACCGAGCCGCGCAAAGGCAAGCGATGTGCTCGCAGGATTATTCATTGGTTTCTTCGGCGTAACTGCGGCTTTCCTCGCACTTATATTCGGGTTTGTAATCTTCATTTCTGCTGGAAGCGACGAGGGAGATAGCTCCGGTATAGTGCATGGATTCCTAATTTGCGGGGCGCTCGCTGTCGTGTTTGTCGGTCTTGCCATTCTCGTTGTACGAAGTGAGAAACGTAGTTCCAAGCGCACGTCCATTGCCTGGAAAAACGGATGGATCGAATACCGGCCGGCACTCATCGGGGAATTGGTGTTGCATCGGCGCAGGAGGAATGACGACTCAACAGATCATTACTACAAAGCTCCACTACTAATTCTTCAACCAGATGGCTCAATGCCGAAAGCATGGTGCGCCGAATTTGTCAGCGCCAATCCCAATTGGCTAAAGATGCGCGGTTTCACCGTGGCGGATGGCCCGCTGGTTGCCACGGTGGACTTCAACCATAACAACGGTTGGCATGTCGTTGCCTACCGTGCTGACGATCCCAACCCCACTTCCGCGCTTCAACACGGGCTCAGCAAAGAGCAAATGGAGGCTGTCTTGACCTTCGCCGAAAATTCATGGGTGAAGTAG
- a CDS encoding DUF2785 domain-containing protein has product MSTADTVDTVIEPLLTGLVSKRPDIRVDWAYPELKKGIESGEWDDHVDQIRERLTGYLRTDKVWTKSMATRILNVLAESSHFHYEDYLTFRAWYVTEDDTRGFVKDIGPIMAVGHGADYVETCVRLGVIPAVEGAAIISCRLRAPGGVWHDDEGWRLARAACTTIAKSTSPHMLEIWTGRLSDTVLTEGVRNGNRAVVENFAHFLNATARMVRSEAEDWGIDTDRAQLALPLLAGLEKQLRNASA; this is encoded by the coding sequence ATGAGCACCGCCGACACCGTAGATACCGTCATTGAACCTTTACTCACTGGTTTAGTGAGCAAACGGCCCGATATCCGCGTGGACTGGGCCTACCCGGAACTCAAGAAAGGAATTGAGTCAGGGGAGTGGGACGACCACGTGGATCAGATCCGTGAGCGCCTGACTGGTTACCTGCGCACCGACAAGGTATGGACCAAGTCGATGGCTACCCGCATTCTGAATGTCTTGGCTGAATCCAGCCACTTCCATTACGAGGACTACCTCACGTTCCGCGCTTGGTACGTCACAGAAGATGACACCCGCGGCTTCGTCAAAGACATTGGCCCTATCATGGCCGTCGGCCACGGCGCCGACTACGTAGAAACCTGCGTGCGTCTCGGAGTTATCCCGGCAGTCGAAGGAGCAGCTATCATCTCGTGCCGTCTGCGCGCGCCCGGTGGCGTGTGGCACGACGATGAAGGATGGCGGCTGGCCCGTGCTGCGTGCACGACGATAGCCAAGAGCACATCACCGCACATGCTCGAGATTTGGACCGGGCGGCTCAGTGATACGGTTTTGACGGAAGGTGTTCGCAATGGCAACCGCGCTGTGGTGGAAAACTTCGCGCACTTTCTCAATGCCACAGCGCGCATGGTGCGCAGCGAAGCGGAGGATTGGGGGATTGACACCGACCGCGCACAGCTAGCGTTGCCATTGCTCGCCGGACTGGAGAAGCAACTTCGCAACGCCAGCGCCTGA
- a CDS encoding nucleoside hydrolase, whose amino-acid sequence MTAQPVLLDCDPGIDDALALIYLAALHHAGEVELVGITTTAGNVGIDQTVRNAAYILGLCGLEEIPVAAGLPGPKHVELITTPETHGDSGLGYLSVPENSSTATEEALPNWTDIWSAAARRGALLIVTGPLTNAAEFAATHRAEYASFADVAVMGGAVNYPGNTTPTAEWNFWVDPHAARDFFASASRRITLCTLNVTETMLIGPSRLDQLLKALGQHPTAKILPEVMRFYFEFHEAHGAGYQSQIHDLLTCMVALKKVPFFTASTTVRVASEPEWLRGTSVADLEGRWGDEPNTSLVTAVDVDSAHREFLRAAAVMGRQENL is encoded by the coding sequence ATGACCGCTCAGCCTGTCCTTCTTGACTGTGATCCCGGCATCGACGATGCTCTCGCTCTTATCTACCTCGCGGCGCTTCATCACGCCGGGGAGGTGGAACTGGTGGGGATCACCACCACAGCCGGAAATGTCGGAATAGACCAGACAGTTCGAAACGCAGCCTATATCTTGGGACTGTGCGGACTCGAGGAAATCCCCGTGGCTGCAGGGCTTCCCGGGCCGAAACACGTAGAACTCATCACGACACCGGAAACACATGGAGACAGTGGTCTGGGGTACCTCTCGGTCCCGGAAAATTCCTCGACAGCTACTGAAGAAGCGTTACCGAACTGGACTGATATCTGGTCAGCTGCCGCTCGGCGCGGCGCACTGCTCATCGTGACTGGCCCGCTGACCAACGCCGCTGAGTTCGCCGCCACGCATCGTGCTGAGTATGCCTCTTTTGCGGACGTGGCCGTCATGGGCGGCGCCGTGAACTATCCCGGTAATACTACGCCGACCGCAGAATGGAATTTTTGGGTCGATCCGCACGCCGCACGTGATTTCTTTGCGTCCGCATCGCGGCGCATAACGCTGTGCACCCTCAACGTGACTGAAACGATGTTGATTGGTCCATCCCGGCTTGATCAGCTCCTCAAGGCTTTAGGGCAGCATCCAACGGCAAAAATTCTGCCGGAGGTGATGCGCTTTTACTTCGAGTTCCATGAAGCGCACGGAGCTGGGTATCAATCCCAGATCCACGATCTTCTCACCTGCATGGTCGCCCTCAAGAAGGTCCCCTTCTTTACAGCATCCACGACTGTTCGAGTCGCCTCCGAGCCGGAGTGGCTGCGCGGCACGAGTGTGGCGGACCTCGAAGGTCGGTGGGGCGATGAGCCCAACACGAGCCTGGTGACGGCCGTCGATGTGGACAGTGCGCACCGCGAGTTCCTTCGCGCTGCTGCGGTAATGGGCCGTCAGGAAAACCTATAG
- a CDS encoding metal-sulfur cluster assembly factor, which translates to MAETTNSTDPTDPYQDENASFDGGAVKPEQTEEQIAKAFDITEYLRDVIDPELGINIVDLGLVYDLWLDEIDGKNTCVINMTLTSPACPLTDVIGEQIDDVIVGNKLADAVQLNWVWMPPWGPNMISEEGREMLQALGFAV; encoded by the coding sequence ATGGCTGAGACCACGAACTCTACGGATCCCACCGATCCGTACCAGGATGAGAACGCCTCCTTCGATGGCGGCGCTGTCAAACCTGAGCAGACCGAAGAGCAGATTGCGAAGGCCTTCGACATCACGGAGTACCTCCGCGATGTTATCGATCCTGAGCTCGGCATCAACATCGTTGACCTCGGCTTAGTCTATGACCTGTGGCTCGACGAGATCGACGGTAAAAATACCTGCGTCATCAACATGACGCTGACCTCCCCAGCCTGCCCGCTGACCGATGTCATCGGTGAGCAGATCGATGATGTCATCGTGGGAAACAAGCTCGCGGACGCAGTCCAGCTCAACTGGGTATGGATGCCGCCGTGGGGTCCGAACATGATCTCTGAAGAAGGCCGCGAGATGCTCCAGGCCCTCGGCTTCGCCGTATAG
- a CDS encoding ACT domain-containing protein, translating to MIAIMTVTGADSTGIIASVTTALAELNVNIIDVSQTLMSGYFTMILRVEFAENIVSIQEIQERMNTVGESINQSIRVQSEALFTAMNEI from the coding sequence ATGATCGCCATCATGACTGTCACCGGTGCCGACAGCACCGGCATCATCGCCTCCGTGACCACTGCTCTTGCTGAACTCAACGTCAACATCATTGACGTCTCGCAGACTCTCATGTCTGGGTACTTCACAATGATCTTGCGCGTCGAGTTTGCTGAGAACATTGTGTCTATCCAGGAGATTCAGGAGCGGATGAACACGGTGGGAGAATCCATTAACCAGTCCATTCGTGTGCAGTCCGAAGCGCTGTTCACTGCCATGAACGAGATCTAG